The Neobacillus sp. PS3-34 genome has a window encoding:
- a CDS encoding phenylalanine--tRNA ligase beta subunit-related protein, with the protein MEIILSSQLKELIPGFKTGIIEYKNIMVGESPQMLKGRLQMFQESIYFDLENKNVTELSGIQEWRSIFKLTGKDPNRYRPSSEALYRRIKKKNFLPSVQSAIDLNNFFSLQYQVPIGIYDSDHLCGPITIRIGSNDEEYTGLNGRINSLSDLIISTDINGPFGSPFVDSEKTPVTEDTRNALQIIYLTPSTDEENALKLTRSLMEMFIQIHGGEGTFKVMGCD; encoded by the coding sequence ATGGAAATTATTCTATCTTCCCAGTTAAAAGAACTTATACCTGGATTTAAAACAGGTATCATTGAATATAAAAATATAATGGTCGGAGAATCACCGCAAATGCTCAAAGGCAGGCTCCAGATGTTCCAGGAGTCGATTTATTTTGACCTTGAAAATAAAAATGTAACCGAACTGTCTGGAATACAGGAATGGCGATCCATTTTCAAGCTCACCGGCAAGGATCCCAACCGGTACCGTCCATCCTCTGAAGCACTGTACCGAAGAATTAAAAAGAAAAATTTCCTTCCATCGGTACAAAGTGCAATTGATCTTAATAATTTTTTCTCATTGCAATATCAGGTACCGATTGGCATTTATGATAGTGATCATCTTTGTGGACCCATTACTATCCGTATCGGCTCTAATGACGAAGAATATACCGGTTTAAACGGGAGAATCAATTCCTTAAGTGACTTAATTATCTCCACTGATATAAACGGGCCATTTGGCAGCCCATTTGTTGATTCTGAAAAAACGCCAGTAACAGAAGACACCAGGAATGCTCTGCAAATCATTTATCTAACACCTTCTACCGATGAAGAGAATGCACTAAAACTCACACGCTCTTTAATGGAAATGTTCATTCAAATTCATGGTGGCGAAGGAACATTCAAAGTAATGGGATGCGATTAA